The Kineothrix sp. IPX-CK genomic interval CTATCCGGCTGATTTTTTTGTCCGTCTTTAATAGCTGCTGGGCGGCCTCGCTGATCCGGTAACTTCCGAGATAATCCTTAAAGGACTGTCCGTATTTCTTCCTGAAAATCTGTCCCAGATACGAACTGTTGACAAAATACTTCTGACTCAGTTCCCTTAAGGTCAGATTCTCTGCAAAGCGCTCCTTTATTTCCCTCTCTACGTCGAGAAGTACTCCTCTGGAAACATTCTTGCGAAGTTGAATCAGATAATCCGCATACTCGCAGGCGAACCGTCTCAGATGAGCTCTTCCGCCTCTGGTAACATCCGCGTCGAACACGTTCTCGCTGATATAGAGCATGACCTCTTCCTGATTCACCGACTCATCCTGCTCCACCGCCAAATGAATGAGCTGAAAAAGAAGATAATTGGTATTCATGGAAATCAACTCCTTCATCATTCCCATGGATTCCATTTCCAGAAACAAGTCATCCACGCTGCTGTTGATCTCCGCCCTGTCATTCTGCTCTACCGATAAGATCAGGCGATCTAAATTCTGCTTGCAAAGAAGGAATTTCCCATGATTGACCTGAACCTCTTCCTCATAATAATAAATGCTCTTTTTCATACGGAAACTTTTAAAGGAACGCAGCACACAGGAGGAGCTGTAGGAATGTGAGATTTTTCCAAGATCCTCCACCCGTTTCCCCACAAGGAGAATAACAGGAACGCGAAATTCCTCTTCTTCTGCTTTTTTTTGCAGTTTCTCCAGAAAGAGCTCCGTGCTCATCCCTAACCTCATAGCCATATCATCGCAATATACAAAGCCGATTTCATAGTCTTCCTCGAAACCCGGCATATCCTCAAAGAAATGGTCGCCGTCATTGCCTAAATAATCAAGGCAGTTTTGAAATAAGCGCTTCTTCATGGTTCGAAGTTCCTCATCTGACATCTCTTCCAGGACGGCGATGTTGTCAAAGCAGATATGTACATAGCGCATTCCCTTCTGTTCGCCCCATAGACTGGTGATATAATCCAGAGTATCCTGACCGCACTTCCCACGGAGAAGTCCCATCAGATTCTGAGCAAGACGGGCTTTCTCCATCTTTTTAAGATTGACTTCCTTTTGTACCACAATTTCCTTTTCCTTGACGGCCTGCCGTAAAAGAAGAAGCAGGCTTTCCCTCTGCACAGGCTTTAAAATATAGTCCATGCAGGAATACCTCAGGGCTTTCTGAGCATATTGGAAATCGTTATAGCCACTAAGTATAATGAACTGCGCTCCGGAAATGTTCTTTTCCCGAATTTCCCTAAGAAGCTCTATCCCGGTCATTACGGGCATACGGATATCCGCAATAATCAGGTCCACCCGGTTATGCAGGAGAAATTCAAGGGCTTCTCTCCCGTTGGCCGCAGTCTTTGCTATTTCATACCCCTCCGCCTCCCAATCAACAAGAACTGAAAGCCCTTGCAGAATAAAAGGCTCGTCATCCACTAACATTACTTTCAGATTCATCCCACTTTCTGCCTCCTTATCCCTTTCTCCTGCATTTCATTCGCCGGCTTCGCCGTATTACCCTTCTAACTCCGCTTAAGCGCATCGACCGGTACCTTGATCAGTATGCAGGTGCCAATCCCTTTTTCACTTTCCAGATTGAACTGCGCTTTTCCTTCCGTTACCATCTTGAGCCGCAGACAGGCATTTATAATTCCTACATGCTCGTTTTCTTTAATAGTCTCTATGCTGCAGCTGCCCATTTTTTCCTCCAAGTCCTTGACCTGTCCTTCGTCCATTCCTTCGCCGGTATCCTCTACCTCCAAATACAGCGAGTCCTCTTTTTCAAACACTCTTACATAAATCCAACAGGCTGATGCCTTATTTTCCACACCATGGACACATGCATTCTCCACAAAGGTAACAAGAGTAAGCTTGGGAAGAGAGTAATTCTCACACCCCGGCGCTATAGCAATTTCATAGGAGATCCGTTCTCCAAACCGATACTTTTGCAGCTCCAGGTATGCTTCGATGAATTTAATCTCATCCTCTATTGACACAAAATCTGAGGTCCAATTTACATTTTGTCTCTCCAGGGTCGCCAGTCGCTCTATCATTCCCGCCGTCTCCTCCTCTTTTTTCAGAATGCTGTGCATGCGGATGCTCTCCAGCACATTAAATAAAAAATGAGGATTGATCTGGCTGTGCAGAGCGAGCAGCTCCGCATTTTGTCTGGAAATGTCCATTTCCTGACGCTCCAGCCTGTCCTTGTACACCGTCTTAATGAGTTCCTGACTCCTTCTTACCATCCGGTTATAATTCTTCATCAAACTTCCGATTTCGTCCTTCCCTTTGATATCCTTTATCTCCTTTAAGCTTTCCGCCTCCACCTCGTCAAAGGCTTGGCTCAACTCTCTCAGCCTGCTGGTAAAGGAGTTATTGATGATATAGGTCAGCAGCCATGGCAGAGCAATATTTATCGCCAGCAGGAACAAAACGAGAGGAAAGTGGTTCCAAATCTGCCTCGAAATGGTATTGGTTGGTTGCATAACGAGGATTCGGATGTCTTCTCCGTACAGATTCCACTGTGACTCATAGCCGATTTTTTCCTTCCCCGTCAAATGCTCGAAATTCTGAGTATAGCTGGAATGTCCGTCGTTGGAAAACAATATTTTGTCATCGATGCATACATAGACAGCCATGCTGTATTTCATATTCGTTATTTTTCTAACCAGAGTGTTATAATCCAGGTCGATCCGCACCAGTTTTTCTCTATCTGAATCCTTAAAGTAATTCAGCTTCCGCACGAGGGAAATTCTTCTCTTGGTGTTGGTGGAGGGATTATCGTCTCCCACATAATAGAAATGAAGAAT includes:
- a CDS encoding response regulator — translated: MNLKVMLVDDEPFILQGLSVLVDWEAEGYEIAKTAANGREALEFLLHNRVDLIIADIRMPVMTGIELLREIREKNISGAQFIILSGYNDFQYAQKALRYSCMDYILKPVQRESLLLLLRQAVKEKEIVVQKEVNLKKMEKARLAQNLMGLLRGKCGQDTLDYITSLWGEQKGMRYVHICFDNIAVLEEMSDEELRTMKKRLFQNCLDYLGNDGDHFFEDMPGFEEDYEIGFVYCDDMAMRLGMSTELFLEKLQKKAEEEEFRVPVILLVGKRVEDLGKISHSYSSSCVLRSFKSFRMKKSIYYYEEEVQVNHGKFLLCKQNLDRLILSVEQNDRAEINSSVDDLFLEMESMGMMKELISMNTNYLLFQLIHLAVEQDESVNQEEVMLYISENVFDADVTRGGRAHLRRFACEYADYLIQLRKNVSRGVLLDVEREIKERFAENLTLRELSQKYFVNSSYLGQIFRKKYGQSFKDYLGSYRISEAAQQLLKTDKKISRIAEEVGYHDTDYFINKFIELKGCTPSRYRKNAGDTGG
- a CDS encoding sensor histidine kinase, producing the protein MARLWNYIQNRMNDFNVKKKLMIVYVCCVLLPLFATDSAVLAILLQGESREQGLLMKNIASAVQFDLSYTLEEAVNMTKSIYVNRTVNDFLGKEYESGFDYYAANQELLKAVFSESSWGTGSASMVLFTDNETIVNGGHFYRLSSAEEEEWYRKLKDSGQDMILHFYYVGDDNPSTNTKRRISLVRKLNYFKDSDREKLVRIDLDYNTLVRKITNMKYSMAVYVCIDDKILFSNDGHSSYTQNFEHLTGKEKIGYESQWNLYGEDIRILVMQPTNTISRQIWNHFPLVLFLLAINIALPWLLTYIINNSFTSRLRELSQAFDEVEAESLKEIKDIKGKDEIGSLMKNYNRMVRRSQELIKTVYKDRLERQEMDISRQNAELLALHSQINPHFLFNVLESIRMHSILKKEEETAGMIERLATLERQNVNWTSDFVSIEDEIKFIEAYLELQKYRFGERISYEIAIAPGCENYSLPKLTLVTFVENACVHGVENKASACWIYVRVFEKEDSLYLEVEDTGEGMDEGQVKDLEEKMGSCSIETIKENEHVGIINACLRLKMVTEGKAQFNLESEKGIGTCILIKVPVDALKRS